A window of Cryptosporidium parvum Iowa II chromosome 1, whole genome shotgun sequence contains these coding sequences:
- a CDS encoding narf-like protein nuclear prelamin A recognition factor, whose protein sequence is MFSTAVKLANLDDYLESSQDCIVSLLSDKDDTKPKIAVMRPAKAQGNKDDKKSGTSDKATVNVADCLACSGCVTSAEAKLLEDQNVSEFMNILKQKRLTVVSISNQSCSSFACHLNCDLITIQRKLSGLFKHIGARFVMNSTISEYISLLETKYEFISRYKAKSDLPMIISHCPGWICYSEKSLNSSVLPLLSKVRSAQQLQGILIKTLTLEIYNQLLFLYKFRLSNSYRTNMNVKSTFTQNDNFVEQSDIFHVAIMPCHDKKLESTRSSLSLKSSDKNSSCPEVDIVLATSEVGEIIKLAGFNSLLDVPEAPLDNLWLNQNFQITKKHNLSLLITENYVSNQILNQFSWLIPSYFNSNSGGFCEYIIRSAIKELAGDHIDNKVQLPFNKLKNDILEAKYIKNNVELNYCLAYGFRAIQSISRKLNLQKNASQNTQYKQSVVNHVNYHLIEAMACPTGCVSGGGQILSQNDQNDDNSDLNKLRKNIKFIDEVQEALYKGINLNKNQEVILPDEIPIVNILYEYLIHIDKQIDRSSGLKLPFLRNDFVSINEVPTASSLKW, encoded by the coding sequence ATGTTTTCTACTGCAGTAAAGCTAGCAAACTTAGATGATTATCTAGAATCTTCTCAAGATTGTATAGTTTCACTTTTATCGGATAAAGATGATACAAAGCCAAAAATTGCAGTGATGAGACCTGCAAAAGCCCAAGGTAATAAAGATGATAAAAAATCAGGAACTAGTGATAAGGCAACAGTAAATGTGGCAGATTGTCTTGCTTGTAGCGGATGTGTAACTTCCGCGGAAGCTAAGCTATTAGAGGACCAAAATGTCTCAGAATTTATGAATATACTTAAGCAGAAAAGGCTAACTGTGGTATCTATTTCGAACCAATCATGCTCTTCTTTTGCCTGCCATCTAAATTGTGATCTAATAACAATTCAGAGAAAATTGTCGGGGTTATTTAAACATATTGGAGCTAGGTTTGTAATGAATTCAACAATTTCCGAGTATATTTCCTTATTAGAAACAAAGTACGAGTTTATTTCAAGATATAAGGCAAAATCTGATCTACCAATGATTATTTCACACTGTCCAGGATGGATTTGCTATTCTGAAAAGAGTTTAAATAGTTCTGTATTACCTTTATTGAGTAAAGTTAGATCAGCACAACAATTACAAGGAATTTTGATCAAGACTTTGACtcttgaaatatataatcaattattatttctgtATAAATTTAGATTAAGCAATTCTTATAGAACAAATATGAATGTTAAATCAACCTTTACACAAAACGATAACTTTGTTGAACAAAGTGATATTTTTCATGTTGCTATTATGCCTTGTCATGACAAAAAATTGGAATCAACCAGAAGTTCTCTTTCTTTGAAGTCATCTGATAAAAATTCTAGTTGTCCTGAAGTTGACATAGTATTAGCAACATCGGAAGTTGgtgaaataataaaattagcAGGGTTTAATTCGCTATTGGACGTTCCAGAAGCTCCACTAGATAATTTGTGGCTTAACcagaattttcaaattactAAAAAGCATAATCTATCTCTTTTAATTACTGAAAATTATGTAAGCAATCAAATTCTGAATCAGTTTTCTTGGTTGATTCCTTCATATTTTAACTCAAACTCAGGCGGATTCTgtgaatatattataagAAGTGCAATCAAAGAACTTGCTGGAGATcatattgataataaagttCAACTCCCATTTAATAAgttaaaaaatgatatcTTAGAAgccaaatatattaaaaacaatGTTGAGCTGAATTATTGCCTTGCTTACGGATTTAGGGCAATCCAATCTATCTCTCGTAAGCTTAATTTGCAAAAGAACGCAAGCCAAAATACTCAGTATAAACAAAGCGTTGTAAATCATGTAAATTATCACTTAATTGAGGCTATGGCATGCCCAACAGGATGCGTTTCTGGCGGAGGCCAGATACTTTCACAAAACGATCAAAATGATGATAACTCTGATTTAAATAAGctaagaaaaaatataaagtttATTGATGAGGTTCAGGAAGCTTTGTATAAAggtattaatttaaataaaaatcaagaaGTTATACTGCCAGATGAAATTCCAATTGTGAATATTTTGTATGAATATCTAATTCATATAGACAAACAAATTGATAGAAGTTCTGGCTTAAAACTCCCTTTTCTTAGGAATGATTTCGTATCCATTAATGAAGTACCAACTGCATCTTCGTTGAAATGGTAG
- a CDS encoding ADP-ribosylation factor-like protein 2 (ARL2) translates to MTLLQVIRKTKMKEKEMRILVLGLDNAGKTTVVRKFAGEDISTIQPTLGFNIKTLLHGKYRLNTWDIGGQKTIRSYWRNYFESTDGIIWVVDSTNIERMDSCSEELHCLLSEERLSGASLLVFANKQDLSNALKPEEVAHALGLSNINNRHWRIQSCCGLDGKGLNEGIDWIVNDIATKVFLL, encoded by the exons atgaCTCTATTGCAAGTTATtagaaaaacaaaaatgaaagagaaagaaatgAGAATTTTAGTGCTTGGTTTAGACAATGCAGGTAAAACAACTGTTGTTAGGAAGTTTGCTGGCGAAGATATTTCTACAATTCAGCCAACACTAGgttttaatatcaaaacACTATTACATGGTAAATACAGATTAAATACTTGGGATATTGGCGGCCAAAAAACAATAAGAAGTTATTGGAGAAACTATTTTGAAAGCACAGATGGGATAATTTGGGTTGTTGATTCAACTAATATAGAAAGGATGGACTCTTGCAGCGAGGAATTGCACTGCCTTCTTTCCGAGGAAAGGCTTTCTGGAGCGTCCTTATTGGTTTTTGCAAATAAACAAGATTTATCTAATGCATTAAAGCCAGAAGAAGTAGCGCAT GCTCTTGGTTtgtcaaatattaataacagACATTGGAGAATTCAGTCATGCTGCGGACTCGACGGGAAAGGCCTTAATGAGGGAATAGATTGGATTGTTAATGATATTGCAACAAAAGTATTCTTATTA
- a CDS encoding hypothetical protein (transcripts identified by EST), with protein MYGFIKFFVGFCIPAYHSIFALKTQNHHLIKIWLVYFFTVVFYELILSFILDPIFKVIDSRLLYFKTLFVVLYIFPETGFQESYFSFFSNYLSKLFIQVFEYIKKISLPKTDLSEETSASSSPAPSIPEEGDIKGITCLKESISEGTTLAPNTPLGKLTTDFILS; from the coding sequence ATGTACGGATTTATTAAGTTTTTTGTTGGGTTTTGCATTCCAGCATACCATTCCATTTTTGCTTTAAAAACTCAAAATCatcatttaattaaaatatggctagtatatttttttacAGTTGTCTTTTATGAGCTGATTTTATCATTCATTTTGGACCCTATCTTTAAAGTTATTGATTCCAGGCTTCTATACTTTAAGACTTTATTTGTTGTATTATATATCTTCCCTGAAACAGGATTTCAAGAATCATATTTCAGTTTTTTtagtaattatttaagtaaattattcattcaagtatttgagtacattaaaaaaatatcattaCCAAAGACAGATCTTTCTGAAGAAACTTCAGCCTCAAGTTCACCAGCCCCATCAATACCTGAAGAAGGAGATATTAAAGGTATAACATGCTTGAAAGAATCCATTTCAGAGGGTACAACTCTTGCTCCAAATACTCCACTTGGAAAGCTAACTACAGATTTTATTCTTTCATAG